The following proteins come from a genomic window of Theileria equi strain WA chromosome 2 map unlocalized gcontig_1105316255037, whole genome shotgun sequence:
- a CDS encoding signal peptide containing protein (encoded by transcript BEWA_041360A) encodes MNVFSILLVTCLLGLCHCKRSKFVTDIPVIEVLDDYPEMETRRSGSSGKRLVWDMAHGIAYEEEYTQSLARRSNDRKVEDVAVDESPVPQTSRHTTTLDISDPDKDKCPSFDYTFAGNMIRLVVPKDGISVYKLVNGREKVWIAEEEEKFDHAKVYLNKDKKPELVLLVTTLSGTPKETYLELKNAKWVSCDDHDAKMRSLVSTAEFKGTLILNIEDDKDTKECTIFEVELLDVAAKNFFPKLGHNIIEVKDGDKRLWAGRDSDYCLSCVLYDEEDVQLLEVTVLENNSREKKYFEKVNGAWQDIDETKFDKEKGIRGGKFVSAFLDKVDESLFDVLGSLEDGVNVLRLLAKEGTSKLTYGSDTIWPGKKDVMCLSAILYMDGDQPTLAVIKTKDSVIYRYHDGKQWQNGSEGRHKIRLKKLKEKYEPEKTLDISKGENTDVGIYSSNCNDGTSIGIFDPRSTRVTKVVDGENVIWQAGGNEKNCTWAEIRLEGDQETLKLDIQMNKERKVEFKKECGKWKRISEAMD; translated from the coding sequence atgaatgtcttttccattctcctGGTAACCTGTCTACTGGGACTTTGCCATTGCAAGAGGTCCAAATTTGTCACTGATATACCAGTTATTGAGGTTCTAGACGACTATCCCGAAATGGAGACAAGGAGAAGTGGATCAAGCGGCAAGAGACTTGTCTGGGATATGGCCCATGGAATTGCCTATGAAGAGGAGTATACGCAATCCTTGGCTCGTAGATCTAATGATAGAAAGGTAGAAGATGTGGCAGTGGACGAATCTCCAGTTCCTCAAACATCTAGACACACTACTACTTTGGACATTTCTGATCCAGATAAAGACAAGTGCCCATCCTTCGACTATACTTTCGCTGGTAATATGATAAGGCTGGTGGTTCCAAAAGATGGTATTAGCGTCTATAAGCTCGTGAATGGTAGGGAAAAGGTCTGGATCGctgaggaggaagaaaagtttgatCATGCTAAAGTCTACCTaaacaaggataagaagCCTGAACTGGTCCTTCTAGTAACTACTTTATCTGGTACTCCTAAGGAAACTTATCTTGAACTAAAGAATGCTAAATGGGTATCCTGTGATGATCATGATGCAAAGATGAGAAGTTTAGTTTCTACTGCAGAATTCAAGGGGACTTTAATCCTAAACATTGAAGACGATAAGGAtaccaaagaatgtacAATCTTTGAAGTAGAATTACTGGATGTTGCCGCCAAGAATTTCTTCCCTAAGCTTGGCCATAATATAATTgaagtaaaggatggagataaaagaCTATGGGCTGGTAGAGACAGTGACTATTGCCTTTCTTGTGTGTTATACgatgaggaagatgtaCAACTACTTGAGGTGACCGTTCTAGAGAATAATTCGAGGGAAAagaagtactttgaaaaggtaaatggAGCATGGCAGGATATCGACGAGACAAAATTTGATAAGGAGAAAGGGATTAGAGGAGGAAAGTTTGTAAGCGCTTTCCTGGACAAGGTAGATGAGTCACTCTTTGATGTCTTGGGCTCTTTGGAAGATGGTGTAAATGTTCTGAGGCTTCTGGCAAAGGAAGGTACCTCTAAACTTACTTATGGATCCGATACAATATGGCCAGGTAAGAAGGATGTGATGTGTCTCTCAGCTATCTTGTATATGGACGGAGACCAACCTACTCTTGCCGTTATAAAGACCAAGGACTCAGTGATCTAcagataccatgatggaAAGCAGTGGCAGAATGGCAGTGAAGGTAGGCATAAAATTAGACTCAAAAAACTAAAGGAGAAGTATGAACCCGAAAAAACTCTAGATATTTCGAAGGGAGAGAATACAGATGTAGGCATTTATTCTTCTAATTGTAATGATGGCACATCTATAGGGATTTTCGATCCCAGAAGTACCAGAGTAACCAAAGTAGTGGATGGCGAAAATGTTATTTGGCAAGCTGGAGGGAATGAGAAGAACTGTACATGGGCAGAAATTAGACTTGAAGGTGATCAAGAAACATTGAAATTAGACATTCAAATGAATAAGGAAAGAAAAGTAGAATTCAAGAAGGAATGtggtaaatggaagagGATTTCGGAGGCTATGGATTAG
- a CDS encoding conserved hypothetical protein (encoded by transcript BEWA_041350A) gives MVKHPFFVPSLIGTTILSSSTDGTKDVYKWKNHPFFDYYSKLESLLNVKFSKLRNVSFHMKPIELHMQSLCELLNKQKKHYKDPLNCERAIPTKSQYLKSFGLDLSLSLEELFDESETSLNSNEQPNHWSSVLPARFIERNYELDSKFDRLVHKSFALLKKHWVEKGYMDEDGNLLDEPIYKFNLVSKNTLGTNVGAKSAPYLLLGVKRRFGFFKRHENKEEVFLTEDLSSKDDSSISDPYDISYIPDQIPSTESLYSINQSLVTHGVAVVRKVFTREQIKQIKKMLHIKTTLARETAFKILEVDPNVSAMKYSRGRIHCILRGTSFNELISPLQAFWMPIVYYNMKTNRYNLRMLMQTHLDTLSYAEPWHRSNRRFGLNVVVPLDDIDVNGGRIQFLTGTQGDSNKNFAYEIGPSGVDLEVGDILIYNSSILHRNTINETNVCRSMLIFTYDHTDTPPPGQGTTRSIFDKFYGNFVVGINKMFY, from the exons atggTAAAACATCCATTCTTTGTTCCTTCTCTCATAGGAACTACGATTTTGTCGTCTTCAACAG ATGGAACCAAagatgtttataaatggaagaatcACCCATTCTTCGATTATTACTCCAAATTGGAGAGTTTGTTGAATGTCAAGTTCAGTAAACTGAGAAATGTCTCGTTTCACATGAAACCGATCGAACTACACATGCAAAGTCTCTGTGAACTACTCAATAAGCAGAAAAAACATTACAAAGACCCCTTGAATTGTGAGAGAGCGATACCAACAAAGTCACAGTACCTCAAATCGTTCGGTTTGGACCTCTCTCTCAGCTTAGAAGAACTTTTTGATGAATCAGAAACGTCATTAAATTCGAATGAACAGCCAAATCACTGGTCCTCTGTATTACCGGCCAGATTTATTGAAAGGAATTATGAACTTGACTCGAAATTCGATCGGCTCGTACACAAGTCATTTGCACTTTTAAAGAAGCACTGGGTG GAAAAAGGCTACATGGACGAGGATGGTAATCTACTGGATGAACCAATTTACAAGTTTAATCTCGTTTCTAAAAATACCCTGGGGACAAATGTTGGTGCAAAGAGCGCCCCTTATCTGCTTTTAGGTGTTAAAAGACgttttggattttttaAAAGGCATGAAAACAAAGAAGAGGTCTTTTTGACTGAAGATTTGTCTTCCAAAGATGATTCGAGCATATCGGATCCATATGATATTTCGTACATTCCTGATCAAATACCCTCTACGGAATCTCTTTACTCCATAAATCAGTCATTGGTTACTCATGGAGTTGCTGTAGTGAGGAAGGTTTTCACAAGGGAACAGATTAAGCAAATTAAAAAAATGTTACACATAAAAACTACACTGGCCAGAGAAACTGcattcaaaattttggaagttGATCCAAACGTTTCAGCCATGAAATATTCCAGAG GTCGCATACACTGCATTTTAAGAGGGACCTCCTTCAACGAACTTATCTCCCCCCTTCAGGCATTCTGGATGCCAATAGTGTATTATAATATGAAGACCAATAG GTATAATTTGCGCATGCTAATGCAAACACATTTAGATACATTGAGCTATGCAGAACCGTGGCATAGAAGTAATCGTCGCTTTGGCTTAAATGTAGTTGTACCTCTAGATGATATTGATGTCAATGGTGGGAGGATCCAATTTCTCACCGGGAcacag GGTGAttcaaacaaaaattttgcCTACGAAATAGGTCCATCTGGAGTAGATTTGGAAGTCGGAGATAttctcatttataattCTAGTATTCTACATCGCAATACAA TTAATGAAACAAACGTCTGCCGGAGCATGTTGATATTTACATACGATCACACGGATACTCCTCCACCAGGCCAAG GAACCACAAGGTctatatttgataaattctACGGAAACTTTGTCGTAGGAATCAATAAGATGTTTTATTAG